The following DNA comes from Gadus chalcogrammus isolate NIFS_2021 chromosome 12, NIFS_Gcha_1.0, whole genome shotgun sequence.
GTTGTCTATATGTGTAGAGCTACTGTGTTTAATATTTACCTATTGGGTGATGAGGTGGGACAGACAGGTGAAGGCAACATAATCAGGGATTTCCCGTCGAACATCCATGTGTGTCCAGGTCAATCAGCAAAACCCTTTACTGGCCAGAAGGGTCGATATGAAAATGAACTTTACAGCAAAATAATATTTGTTCTAATTTAGCAACAGGAACACACATGTGGAAGTTGTCTGCTACCTTTATTACATAAGCACGTAAAATATGCGCATCAATGGGAGCCTATTAATGAGCCTTAAATGGTTCTATAGGTAAAGTCAAGAGATTTCGGTTGAATTCACGCGTTGTCTTGTAATTGCAGGATTGGTGTGGAGCCATTGAAGTACGGTTTGAAATGTATGCATTCAACGTTCATTGGCGAGCACATGACGAGAGAAGTGGAAATTATGGAAGACCAAGCACTAAAAGAACGAAGATGAGCTGTGATAATGGGTGACTGGGTGACAACTCCcagctctccccctccctgagaGTTCAGACCAACCAACAGGTAAAGCCTGTAACCTATAATATGACCGCAATTCAGTCTAAGACAATTTGCTGCAAATTCTTCACTTTTAAAAGTTCAACGCCGTTTCCAAATTTCAAAGAAACAACGTTGTGACTGATGTTTCTTTGAATTCAGTTTCAAACGTAGCCTAATTTGTTGACATCCTGTATCTCATCTTCTCGCCATCTTCTCGCTTAAAAGTGCGCACGGAGGAACAGAAATCCCCCACCTCTGCAGACACGCAACCTGGATCACAATCACGATATGACAAACTTTGTCAACATTTCACAAATTTCACCACTGCCAGGTCCCTGCCGCCTCATATGATGTATCATCAGCCCTGCATTAATAGGCGCATACGGTTTTCATAAATGCATTACGCCTTATGAATAAGGCTATTAGCCGAACTAGAAGTAGGTTAACGCACATCCCAAAGAGTAAAATAGTTCATCACAAGAGAAACGATGTATCTCATAAACAACTTGATCGGCACAATAGTCATCGGCGCCTTTACCTCTTGACTTCCTACGTGGGTCCAACAGGTAGGCTACGAGGCGCTGTATCGCCTCATCAGAGAGCAGGTGATTCCAAGTAGAGTCGAACCAGAAAAAACGTGAGTCCTGATTCGCCTTGCTGCCAAAATTCAGTCTTTCATTTTTATCAGTTGCTTCCAGATCGATTcaatgtgtagaatttggaGAAGCGGCGCTTATGTCACACAACATTAACTTTGCACGCCCAGTTGAGTTGTAGCTCCACCCCTCCGTCCGTCCTATATGGTAAATATAGCCTGCTACTAAACCAGCCTGCCGACGGAATACGTATTGGGTTTCGCTGGCGTTCAGTGCACGTTCCAAAACATACTATACTTAATGTGGGTTAACAATTTAGTCGATGTAGGCCCAAGCATATATATTCTTCAGAGTTCATTTCAGCTTTTAAAAGTTTTACACTGGGATGATTTTGAAGTAACTTTTAAGAGAATTATCATATAATGTATGATAAGTCAACGTTGGCACATTGTAGATATCAGTAAGTCAATGCAATGATTACCTATTATGTTCATTTATTAACATAACAAGACAGTTTTAATGGATTAGATTGATTAATATGAAGACCTTGAATTGCATTTTATGATGATTCAACACCTTACAGCCAACTGACAATGAAGAACTCCCGATGAAgacattcaaatgcatttcttttacAATTATTCAACCCATCAGAACTGACTTTGAAGACATTCAATGAAATGGGAACATAATATAGAAAACTCATAAATATCATACATCATGTACTCTCACTTGTACTGAGTGAGACTATAGGATAATAAAACATGTACTATTCCCTCCAGCATGCTCATAGTGGACCGCTGTCATCTGAAGGCGTGCAGGAAGGGCGTGGCATCTACTCGGGTCTGTCTGGAGTAGCAGGTGTCTAGCCAGGCCGTCTTTGTGGCCACAGCCTGGGGGTACTGCAGCAGCATGTCCTGGAGCTCCTGGTGATCAACATTCATTGTGTTAAAAGGTGACAAAATgatagatgtgtgctggatagatcagtctaccagcctaccaagtggactgtagaaaatgttgctcatctgtccagcacacatctaggtagaCACGCCCACTTACGATGTCAGTAGAGGCAGATATTCAAacggcttatcacactcacacctggtggtataatatgtcacctttaacacaCTGCACTTAACGCAGAGCTCTGGGAAGTCAAAAGATCAACACTTGACATTATACGAATGACAGAATAAAGGGCATGTCTACAAGCGGGAGACCAACACACCTGTTTAGCCACACGCCTACCTGGGCTTTAAGACCGCTTGCTACCAGTGTTTGACAGGCCTGCTTACCTGTGAGTAGCATGTTTCTGATTAACGAGCCTGCCCACCTGTAATTTACAAACCTACCCTAGAGTGGAATGCGTTGGTGGCTTCAGCGACGACGTGTGTGACCGTAGGACTCATGACGTCCTCCTCGTCTCCATCATAAGTACACAGTTATTAAGGAGACACACAGCAAATACAACACAAGCTGCATACTTTGTGCATTTGCACGTGATTACTTTAgtttaaggccccgtccacacagagCAGAGTTTTTGGTGATACCacataagtcttgtgcgtttcggccgaccgtccagacggagttggcgaatccggtgcccgaaaccgcacatttctgaaaccaccgtcagaggtggtttcaaatctatcagGACCTATGAGGTTtgcgtgttaggattcgtgtggacgccggaaacgcaaacgatgacgtcattagccccccaccaactgggggacgtcagagttgcgttgagtttttttatttagtttgttgtttgtattctttttgtagctctAAATAAAGCCCTTTGATCAATTAAATTACTaaatgtacattaaaaagtatttctgctcaatttaaaaggttgaatctccccGTGATCGACTTTGTAcacagcgcgcaggcttgatgcgctccacttttggAGCGCATCAAATATTTACTagagcgccttgaatatttactagagcgtttctacagctcgatgcggttttcGCAATGACTCAGTCTTTacagagatattcctgaaccgtattaaacgaaaccggatcgttttcgcccgaTTGGGCTCCATGTGGACGGGGCCCAAGAAGTGTTTGGGCAATCACTGGTGAATACAATTCAGTAGGGAGTTTTGTTTCCATACCATCGATTACAACCACAGCAGTCGTATTCATCTGATTGGACAACTGATTGACAACGCTAGCCCCTCTGGGCGTGGCCGTGAGGATATGTGATGAGGTGTCGTGCTAGCCTCTTCTTCTCGGTGGCGGGCAGGTTGTAGaagaacacaaacacccccTTCATGAAGTCCGGGAGGACGGCGGAGCGCCGGGTCCCAGCGCCAGAGGCTCCGGTGTCCGACCCGCCCGGGGAGACGGGGGCGGGCTCCGCCCGGGGAGGTGGTGCACTGGTGGCGGCGGAGGGTTGAGGAGGAAGGGCTGGAGCCGCGGCGGTCTTCTTGGGGGTCCTTTTGTGGTAATATCTGTCAGCAGCCGAGTCAAGGCTGAAACACTTCGAGTCTTAAGGCAGGTAAGGCTGAAATAAACTTTATATAATTTGTTAAAAATGTCTGGTCACCATCACTGTAGGATGGTGTGATATGATAGATAATGCGTTACAGGATGATTCTTTGTTGATGTCATGAAAAACAAGGTTATGTATAATTATATAGGGTGACGTAGAAGGATCATTTCATGCTGGCTGATGTCATGTAGGATTAGGTTATGTAGGCTGATCTCATGTAGGATTAGGACATGTAGGCTGATCTCATGTAGGATTAGGTTATGCAGGCTGATCTCATGTAGGATTAGGTTATGTAGGCTGATCTCATGTAGGATTAGGTTATGTAGGCTGATCTCATGTAGGATTAGGTTATGTAGGCTGATCTCATGTAGGATTAGGTTATGTAGGCTGATCTCATGTAGGATTAGGTTATGTAGGCTGATCTCATGTAGGATTAGGTTATGTAGGCTGATCTCATGTAGGATTAGGTTATGTAGGCTGATCTCATGTAGGATTAGGTTAGGTAGGCTGATCTCATGTAGGATTAGGTTAGGTAGGCTGAAGTCATATAGGAGTAGGTTATGTAGGCTGATCTCATGTAGGATTAAGTTATGTAGGATGATGTTAAGTAGGATTAGGTTAGGTAGGCTGCAGTCATATAGGAGTAGGTTATGTAGGCTGTTGTCATGTTGGATCAAGTTGTGTAGGAGGATGTAATGGAAGATGTGAGGTCCTCAAGCGTGACAGGATACATGAAGGTGGGGACCCCCTTTGAGGACAGGTACTTCCTGATCAGTCTCTCGGTGCCGTACCAGTTGAACCCTCTGGTCGAATGACCAATGCGGGGAAGGTGCACactggctgggaggagggaatTCAGCATTGAATGAGCTTTGATATGGGATTCTAGATGATTTATACTGGATGTCCATTCTTCAGAATAAATCCTCAGTCAAATACAGAACATTTAATATATTTAGTTGCACGGTGTCTTTGTGCCTTTATGGACCGGACACTGATGGtactagactgggtagccccgcccattctgccggcggtttgagttcgccctgcagaaggttCTGGAGAAGAgcgatacatttctttctagtttcGTTAttgtttttgcgggagccaatccccaagctggcttttccccctggcgcgctattggctggttcaacacaatgacgacagggttGCGACGgaaagcagccaattgcgtacaatcatttgaactaggcccatcGATCCCGCCTCTTGTGCAGAATAatatgacagcagcttccccagaccaacgtgcaatccacgattgagcttggtctggcaatagccaggctatgATGGTACCGTATTTTTCAAAAATTAAATCTGCAGGAGTGGTGAATGGGgttatatgtttatatttagCACAAATTAGCCGCTCTGTAGTTAGTCGCGTCTTATTACGCATCTTTGCCCGCCATAACCCAAATACTTACATAAACCACAACAAAATTGTTAAAATAGTTGTTAAACATTGTTTTACATTGTAAAGGAAGCCTCCGTGAGTAGTTGGAGATAATGCAGAGTCAAGCTGTAGTACCTTGTATCCTGAGTTTTTGACAGATTTAGCAATCAAGGCATCTTCTATTTTGCCAGCAATTAATTTGGGCTTTGACGGGATACAAGCtgtggctttttttttctttgaaaaaTACGGTAGACAGGAAAACAGGTTTACATTGAGAGGGAATAACTTGTAGCATAGCACCACAGGTCAGAATAAAGTATATTGGGTCGCTACAAGGCATATGGTCTACAAAGTAAGCCACAAGCAGGTGCAAAATACAGAACATTTCAACACGACCTGTCACTAGACCATCCAGTCTGACCTTTACTCCTTCGGGCCGCAGAGTAAATCTTTTTCAGCCCTCCTTCCAGAGCACTGAGGTGGATCCCAGACAGGTTGTTGGATCGGTCCCTCTGCTGCGCCACGATCAGGGCcaactaacacaaacacagagttcAGTGAGTACACTCCTCTATACGTACAGATGCACTCTAAGCAAACTGACTGCATTCTATTGTATTTCCCAACCAATTTGGCCCCAATCCAAGCTATTTGATAAATAATTGGCGTTTGTAGATGATTAATAGCCATTCGTAATTGGCGTTCATCCTTTGATACACTCATACGTGATCATACATGCCCTGTGGAAGTTGGAACAGTGCCTCTTCAGTGCCATTGTGAAAAACTGTCATGGACAaacaatagttttaaactttgGTCCTTTGGAGTTCCTCTTCAGGTCATTACCCTGTTCAAAGGCACAGGAGCGCTTAggcagccaggagcagcaggGGATTGTCTTGACATGTATATGAGTATTAAGCGCGGAACGCCAAGATAACAAAGGAACAACTGCAAAGTAAAAGCACTAAGACAGGGGATCCGATTATCCGAGTTGGCCTTCGGCCTTTCTCTTACCTGGTCCCGACCATCCAACCTTGACTGTTTGTCATCGATGGGGAAGAGAAGCACATTCCCCAGGTCCAAGTCTGAAACGCATAGAGTTAACGTTCAAAACAGCTAGCATGACTAAACCTAAAAATACATGTGTAAAAATACACAATGTTTACAAATTCAAAACAGCAAGTAGGACTCGCAATACATTTTCATACGTGCATTTCAACATACAAGTTAAGAAGCTTCTTCTACTACTTCTCAGATCCTACACTACACAAGTTTTCACACCAAGTCTAAAAGCTCTCGGATTTGGCAACATGATTACCTCAGCTTTCAAACCTTCACTTCGGTCCCCTAGCTGATATTGTTGAATAGCTCCAGCCTAGCTTTCATGCTACCAGCTATATTGGATTGTTTATTGGCTCCAGCCTAGCTGTCATGCTACCAGCTAGTTCATCATTTATAAAGGCTAGCCTACAGTTCATGCGACTAGCTAGCTCATAATTGATTAGCTCTAGCCTAGCTTTCATGCTACAAGCAAGCTCATAATTCATAAACTCCAACCTACCTTTCATGCTCCCAGCTAGCTCATATTGTTTGCTTGGTTCATCAGACCTCATCTCCAGAGCAGTAAACAGACCTCCTCGTCCCCATCGCCCAGAATCATCTgtacaacacacatacaacacataaccgtcaaaacgcaaaaacacattcaatacacacaaatgcaccatAAAAATGCATACAATGCAGAACCTCATTAAAACACACAGGCCTTTATACAACAAACAACCCAATTAGAAACCCAACTCCATTTAAACAGCCAAACACAACTATACAACACACAACCCTTTTTAagacatacacatatacacaaacaaaacacaaatccaTTAAACATGAGACACTGTGACTAAATGACGTTTTGGTAGCGGTTTGAGGTGGACAGTTCATACCAACACAGTGGACAATGATGGCGTCTTCCGGTCCAGTCTGAGGGTGTGTGACGTCCCCCAGCACGTAGTGGATGGCGGTGGGGTCCGACTCTGTGGAGCCCTCGCTGGCAAGGCTGACGtcatccccctcttcctcctcgtcttcgCCGCTGTCCTCCGAATGAAGGCACAGAGACCTGTAGCCCGAGCTCTGCCACCAGTCCATCCTGAACCAACCAATCAAACAAATCATCAGTTAATTATCAATTCACTGAATCAACACTTTCTCAGTAATAAAGTGAATTAGGAATAATCATTCAATGATCTTAATTCAGGAAGTGTTATAAAATGAAATATGTACTTTTGaaggttttatcctttttatCGTAAGTAAGGTATGGGAGGTATGTTCCAATCTATATTGAATAAGAGGGGGCTGCTTGACTTGTGGGCAGCCATACTttttcttctgcttctgctcctccagtttcctcttcctgtcctgCTGGAGCTTGGCCCTCTTGGCGGCTGACTCCTGGTTCTTCTGTCGCCTGAGCTCCAGGTCGGCTGCACTCAGAGGCTTTCTCTTCCGCGTAGAAACCCCAAGAGGCCCGGTCAGCAACACCTTGGGATTGAAAGGACAACATGAGTATTAAAGGTACGCGAGGACCCTGAAAACCGGGAACCATGAGACATGTGGGGACCAAGAACACACAACACTTTTAAAGACGTGGGGACCAAGAACACACAACTCTTTTAAAGACATGGGGACCAAGAAGATAACTCTTTTAAAGTAATGCGTTGACCAAGAACACACAACTATTTATGATATAAGGAGACGCAACTCTTTTCAAGACAAATGAGGACTCTTTAAAACGTTTGGGGACCTTAAAACATCAATACTTAAGAATTAATTATGTCTTTAGTCTCAACACACATGATTGATTTGGAAATTCACGTATTTCCACAGAATACACAAACATAACAAACTAACATGAGAGAAACAATGACGTCTCCGGGCTCCAGATAACCATCATATCAACTCAATCACATGTCTCCACATAACCGAACCAAACCTCCCCAGGGAGGGGATTTGAGGGCCAACCTCACCCCGGCTTTGTGTCTGAGCGAAGGCCCCTCCCCGCTGTCGTCTGTGAGCTCGGccagctgctcctcctgcaGACGTTGGAAGCTCTTCAGGTCCTCAGTGCTGGGTTCTTTGGAGTAATCCCTCCCCTCAAAGTAGTACATGTGGTCGGGCTTCTTCTTACCGTCTGCAGggattaaaaaaaagtacattttctgACTTAGATCAATTGTTACCTCACAAAAAATAATTGTCCGCCAGATGTGCCTCTGTTAATATTAGCAAGTCACTATCGATGACACTTGGAAATGATCAGCtgtaaaataattattatacatCCGTGGTCATGGGGAGCTCTAAAACCTACTTTGGACATCGTCCTCAGAATCATTCTCCTCTTcagcttcctcctctcccctgctgGGCGATGCTGGGTCTTGTTCCGCCACCCACTGGCCATTCTTTGTATGGCCGAGGATTTTCCCCAGGTCCACATCCTGTATGGAGCTCTCTTCGGACGCCAGCAGTTTGTCCACGCCGAACTTTAAGATCTCACTCAACTAGATGGATACGCAGGAAAAGGGGATTTAGCTTAAATGTCTAAATTAATACATTGGTTCTCAGATAAAACAAATGTTAAGAAAATGTATATGGGTTATGGTCCGCTGGAACTATAGATTTGGTCCTGCGGGTGTGGAGgcccctgggagagagagagagagaggtaccgACCTGTAGTCCACCAGCGGAGGCCTGGTCCAGCAGGGAGAAGCGCCCCTCCTCGATGACGGCTTTGGTGAGGTCCAGCTTGGACGTCGCACGGGAGTacaccatctcctccaccgAGTCCCGGCCAAGGAGACGGATCACCTTCACAggcctggtacacacacacacacacacacacacacacacacacacacacacacacacacacacacacacacacacacacacacacacacacacacacacacacacacacacacacacacacacacacaccgaggccTTCGGGTTAGCCTgttgacattggggatcgaacccggaacctttgGGCTGGGACCCTAACCACAAGACTATCCTTCCCACAACGACTATCTTGTACGATATTTATAGATACAACACCCTATAATTaaggtattttttttatatatagcaATAATGTAGACAAAAATAGCTATAATGTGTGTAGAGAGATAGACATACAGACAAGAGGATATCATTGGTCTGGCCCATCACCTGGTCTGGCCAATCCGGTGGCAGCGAGCGGCAGCCTGCAAGTCATTCTGGGGGTTGAAATCACTATCCATGAAGACTACAGTGTCAGCCGCTGTCAGATTCAGCCCCACGCCCCCTGGGGAGACAAGAGAGTGAGTGAAGTGCTATAGAACTCTTTGAGGAGCCGTCCATGAAGACTACAGTGTCAGCCGCTGTCAGATTCAGCCCCACGCCCCCTGGGGAgacaagtgagtgagtgaagtgCTATAAAAATTTCACCAAGGGGCAGATTACACCATAGCCACATAGTGTTTGTGTTATGGTGTGACATATCTGTTGTCccctttgcatttttctgcaGTTTCTTCAGAGCGCATAATGTTTAAACTTGTTCAACCGTTTCCAGAAAAAATGCCATTTGAAAACAAAGAGGAGACTTGGCAAAACAACAAGAGGCAGATTGTACGAGTGAAGGGATAGTAGTTTGGGGTTTTAGAGAGCCTCGCTTCTTGAGGCTGGGCACGGTTTGGCGACAGCATGGAGATGGCGGGGAgaggggtgttttttttttagactGGGGCTAGCTTGATATCGCAGGTCTTTCATATTGTATCAACACATGGGCCAGTCGCATTTGGAATCAGTGGAGTTGTTTCTGTTTAACTCATGTTCTTTCAAAtccacacaacaaaacatcaTCCAATGAAATTCGGCCCGACTCTGTTAGATACCACCTTTTTAAATTGGCATGATTGCTAGTCATGTACACCTGAATGTGACGTCCTATTTCTGCACTCGCAAACAACAGCAAGAAGAAGACAAGCCCTTGCCTGCTGTAACACTGGAGTTTCCATCAGAGGAATCATAAAGGGTCATGGTATCCATCTTtaggtggcggcggtggtgagcTCACCTGCTTTGGTGCTGAGCATGAAGACAAACACGTCTTTGCTGCTGAAGTTCTTGATGGCCAGGTTTCGCTCCTCTCCACGCACCGACCCATCCAGACGCTCGTAGCTGTACCCTGCAGAGTCCCCCCCGCCAGGCCCAGGGTCCGCCAGGGAGGGTAGGGGGAAGGACATGCAGCCAGATTACTTATTGTCATTCACtcttatccaaagagacttgcaGTGAAGTCAggtacatgtcattaaggagcaggtaggggttggac
Coding sequences within:
- the chd1l gene encoding chromodomain-helicase-DNA-binding protein 1-like, whose protein sequence is MSSFALKTRNSVPAKRKTIVAQSDLQKWGLHGIQLRSYQLDGVQWLTQCLQNQEGCILGDEMGLGKTCQTISLLVYMKGCLGVNGPFLVLSPLSVLENWRTELESFAPSLSVLCYKGDKEKRAELKKETQHTPFNVLLTTYEICLKDFSFLKSWKWKALVVDEAHRLKNQDSLLHKTLSEFSMGFRVLLTGTPIQNNLLEVYSLISFIQPSLFPADQAKDFVQYYADLQNRPALAAELQSVLEPFLLRRVKAEVAADLPGKMELLVYHGMSALQKKYYKAILTKDLDAFGNEQGNKTRLMNILMQLRKCVDHPYLFDGVEPEPFIMGEHLIEASGKMCLLDSLLSFLHKGGHRVLLFSQMTRMLDILQDYMEYRGYSYERLDGSVRGEERNLAIKNFSSKDVFVFMLSTKAGGVGLNLTAADTVVFMDSDFNPQNDLQAAARCHRIGQTRPVKVIRLLGRDSVEEMVYSRATSKLDLTKAVIEEGRFSLLDQASAGGLQLSEILKFGVDKLLASEESSIQDVDLGKILGHTKNGQWVAEQDPASPSRGEEEAEEENDSEDDVQNGKKKPDHMYYFEGRDYSKEPSTEDLKSFQRLQEEQLAELTDDSGEGPSLRHKAGVLLTGPLGVSTRKRKPLSAADLELRRQKNQESAAKRAKLQQDRKRKLEEQKQKKKMDWWQSSGYRSLCLHSEDSGEDEEEEGDDVSLASEGSTESDPTAIHYVLGDVTHPQTGPEDAIIVHCVDDSGRWGRGGLFTALEMRSDEPSKQYELAGSMKDLDLGNVLLFPIDDKQSRLDGRDQLALIVAQQRDRSNNLSGIHLSALEGGLKKIYSAARRSKASVHLPRIGHSTRGFNWYGTERLIRKYLSSKGVPTFIYYHKRTPKKTAAAPALPPQPSAATSAPPPRAEPAPVSPGGSDTGASGAGTRRSAVLPDFMKGVFVFFYNLPATEKKRLARHLITYDGDEEDVMSPTVTHVVAEATNAFHSRELQDMLLQYPQAVATKTAWLDTCYSRQTRVDATPFLHAFR